A window of the Salvelinus fontinalis isolate EN_2023a chromosome 14, ASM2944872v1, whole genome shotgun sequence genome harbors these coding sequences:
- the pdcb gene encoding phosducin b produces MSGNVDEEAKVTHTGPKGVINDWRRFKLESMDQESLPPQKRELLRQMSSPHRPKDDGRGGLNRKMSVQEYELIKEDDEKCMKKYRKQCMQEMHERLSFGPKFEGVYELDSGEAFLEVIEKEHRLTVVVVHIYKEGIKGCDALNSCLDCLATEYTSVKFCKINAGVTGAGERFTDDVLPTMLVYKAGELLGNFLATNQHFNEEFFATDVEAFLNGYGLLPEKDLVVGGEEEEAAVDVEAVE; encoded by the exons ATGTCTGGAAACGTCGATGAGGAGGCCAAAGTCACCCACACAG GCCCAAAGGGAGTGATCAATGACTGGAGGAGGTTTAAGCTTGAGAGCATGGACCAGGAGTCCCTGCCCCCCCAGAAGAGAGAGCTGCTCAGGCAGATGTCCTCCCCACACAGGCCCAAAGACGACGGCAGGGGAGGCCTCAACCGCAAG ATGAGCGTACAGGAGTATGAGCTGATTAAGGAGGATGACGAGAAGTGCATGAAGAAGTACCGCAAGCAGTGCATGCAGGAGATGCACGAGCGCCTCAGCTTCGGTCCCAAGTTCGAGGGCGTGTACGAGCTGGACAGCGGCGAGGCATTTCTGGAGGTCATTGAGAAGGAGCACCGGCTCACCGTGGTGGTGGTGCACATCTACAAGGAGGGGATCAAAGGTTGCGATGCGCTCAACTCCTGCCTGGACTGCCTGGCCACCGAGTACACTAGCGTCAAGTTTTGCAAGATCAACGCCGGGGTGACTGGTGCGGGAGAGCGCTTCACTGATGACGTCCTGCCCACCATGCTGGTGTATAAGGCTGGCGAGCTGCTGGGGAACTTCCTGGCCACCAACCAGCACTTCAACGAGGAGTTCTTCGCCACCGACGTGGAGGCTTTCCTCAACGGCTACGGCCTGCTGCCGGAGAAAGATTTAGTcgttgggggagaggaggaggaggcagccgTGGATGTGGAGGCAGTGGAGTGA
- the LOC129869361 gene encoding uncharacterized protein LOC129869361 isoform X2, protein MNPARTTAKTTTMYIKRDIIRSVYSSAKNFFDHLINDENSAKAFMGSQPLAKRVFFLVPDTGISLCDYILSSETEAAVQERVREWAGFTIPDGQLHITQQLVQGRLEWHQDSEEGMDSTWVPVYKIQQRRKITMGVAVASGVSLVACLVYRLFLEE, encoded by the exons ATGAACCCTGCAAGGACCACTGCCAAGACCACCACCATG TACATCAAGAGGGACATCATCAGGAGTGTCTACAGCAGTGCCAAAAACTTCTTTGACCATCTGATAAATGATGAAAACTCAG cGAAGGCATTCATGGGCTCCCAGCCCTTGGCTAAGCGGGTGTTCTTCCTGGTTCCCGACACTGGCATCTCTCTGTGTGACTACATACTCTCCTCTGAGACGGAGGCAGCTGTccaggagagggtgagggagtgggCAGGCTTCACCATCCCTGATGGGCAGCTCCATATCACCCAGCAGCTGGTACAGGGCAGGTTGGAGTGGCACCAAG ATTCAGAGGAAGGCATGGACAGCACCTGGGTCCCGGTGTACAAGATCCAGCAGAGGCGCAAAATCACCATGG gtGTGGCAGTGGCTTCAGGAGTCTCCCTGGTGGCCTGTCTCGTCTATAGGCTCTTCCTAGAAGAGTGA
- the LOC129869361 gene encoding protein odr-4 homolog isoform X1 yields the protein MGKGIIADAAMDKYFADLKASTSYIIGLLVGQGEFVVHAAMTPLKEDNPGGLMNEDDKDYILDHAEHLNRMVPGGLSVMGMFVVSPSHQTKESHMKMRRTMVAVENRVSEDRLWGFSEEDTNDRVMLHICSNTNKVTCWIMNIKEPSKSSKSATWRYLQWMTAFWPVAVCPMDIDLMFPIKDKTRHGLMQAMKDGMMRWAKKTEASVCLLNNKKLPAKTNLNPTTKASLVWCATEYCNVVADNPCE from the exons ATGGGAAAAGGAATCATTGCTGATGCTGCCATGGATAAATACTTTGCTGACCTGAAAGCAAGCACATCTTACATCATTGGACTTTTAGTTGGACAG GGGGAGTTTGTGGTGCATGCAGCGATGACCCCACTAAAGGAGGACAATCCTGGTGGCCTGATGAATGAGGATGACAAAGACTACATCCTAGATCACGCAGAACAT CTGAACCGCATGGTTCCTGGAGGACTGTCTGTGATGGGCATGTTTGTGGTCTCCCCGTCCCATCAGACCAAAGAGAGCCATATGAAAATGAGGCGG ACTATGGTTGCTGTGGAAAATCGTGTATCCGAGGACAGGCTTTGGGGTTTCTCAGAGGAGGACACCAATGACAGAGTGATGCTTCATATCTGCTCCAACACCAACAA AGTGACTTGCTGGATTATGAACATTAAAGAACCTAGT AAATCTTCTAAATCTGCGACATGGAGATACCTGCAGTGGATGACAGCATTCTGGCCTGTTGCTGTCTGCCCCATGGACATCGACCTGATGTTCCCTATCAAGGACAAGACCCGCCACGGTCTGATGCAGGCCATGAAG GATGGGATGATGAGGTGGGCAAAGAAGACTGAGGCCAGTGTTTGCCTCCTCAACAACAAAAAGCTACCAGCTAAGACAAATTTGAACCCCACAACTAAGGCAAGTTTGGTGTGGTGTGCAACTGAATATTGCAATGTCGTTGCTGACAATCCTTGTGAATGA